Proteins co-encoded in one Oreochromis aureus strain Israel breed Guangdong linkage group 3, ZZ_aureus, whole genome shotgun sequence genomic window:
- the LOC120438975 gene encoding uncharacterized protein LOC120438975 — MWLLLMIVSLLDQNQAAPLPGDLHSLQLLLQSQVDQTAPSASPDPAQKITSSSSSSSSSVSSESSQSSEGPQMVRERQNLENTAVEQVDSSQESEELLQPPSDTNSTTSTNLWINELVLLGERTGEQEGDGERDTRDGEDSVESQHRPLLMTFHHLLTRPRHKEPGLISEVAAEGGVSEVGDVGGAREENSEFLRLWDDNIEREAGLTFDMPDQGFDEDEAGLELGL, encoded by the exons ATGTGGCTGCTTCTGATGATCGTCAGCCTGCTGGATCAGAACCAGGCTGCGCCA cTTCCAGGAGACCTCCACAGCCTTCAGCTCCTCCTGCAGAGCCAAGTGGACCaaacagca CCTTCGGCCTCTCCTGACCCCGCTCAGAAGatcacttcctcctcctcctcctcttcttcatcagTTTCCTCGGAGTCAAGCCAGagttcagag GGTCCGCAAATGGTGCGAGAACGGCAGAACCTGGAGAACAcg GCTGTGGAGCAGGTGGACTCCTCTCAGGAG agtgagGAGCTCCTCCAGCCTCCCAGTGACACCAACAGCACAACCAGCACCAACCTGTGGATCAATGAGCTAGTTTTACTGGGAGAGAGAACGGGCGAGCAAGAAGGCGACGGAGAGAGAGACACCAGAGACGGAGAGGACAGCGTGGAGAGCCAACACAGG CCTTTGCTGATGACCTTCCACCACCTCCTGACACGACCTCGGCACAAAGAACCCGGTCTGATCTCAGAAGTGGCTGCAGAGGGAGGCGTGTCTGAAGTTGGCGACGTGGGCGGTGCCAGAGAGGAAAACTCTGAGTTCCTGCGACTGTGGGATGACAACATTGAGCGAGAGGCCGGGCTGACCTTTGACATGCCTGACCAAGGCTTCGATGAAGATGAGGCGGGGCTTGAGCTGGGGTTGTAG